The segment TTGAAGGGGGGTCCGGGGGGAAACTTTTTTCAAAAAGTTTCCCCCCGGCCGCCGGAGGCGTCCCACCTCCTCCTACCTTAAATCGAACGCCACCTTGACGCTGCCTGTGGCGCGCTTGTCGAAGGCGGTGCGAAAGGCGTCGGCGTAGGCTTCCAGGCGGAAGGTGTGGGTGAGCAGGCCCTCGGTCGGGTAGCGGCCCGAGGCGAGAAGTTCGAGGGCCAGGGCGTAGGTGCGCACGCGCTGCCCGGGGCGGCGCGGATCGGGCGCTTCGGCGCAGCCCGACGACCCGGCCACGGTCAGCTCCCGGAACCACAGGCTGGAAATATCCACATCCTTCAGGCGCGCCCCGGCTCCGACCATGACGTATTTGCCGCCGGCGCGAAGGGCCAGCAGCCCGGTCTCGAAGGTGGACGACGCGCCCACGCAGTCGAAGACCATGTCCACGCCGCCCTCGATGTTGCCGCCGCCGAGGCTCGTGGCCACGAAGCGCCCGTCGACGGCCGCGGCCAGATCCTTTTTGTTTTTCGCCCGAACGATGGCGTCCGCGCCGCCGGCCTCGGCCAGGGCCGCCTGCGCGGGATGGCGCGCCGTGACCAGCACTTTGGCGTCGCTGCCGAGCCCGCGCAGGCAGCGCACCACATGCTGGCCCAAGATGCCCGCGCCCATGACCAGCACCGTCGCCCCCGGGGCCGGGAAATGCTCGAGCACGGGCTGGAGCGCCGAGGCCAGGGAGTCGGTCAGCACCGCCTCCTCGTCGGAGAGTCCGTCCGGCACCGGCAGGATGCGCGAAGGATGCGCGGCCGTGCGTTCGGCCATGGCCCCGCCGGCGCGGCGGGTAAAGCCCAGAAACGACCCCGGCGGCAGGTCGCCGTCGAGAAAACGCTCGCAGCGGTTGTAATGCCCCTGGCTGCACGGTCCGCACGGGGGCAATCCCCGCACGGCGCAGGGGAGTCCCGGCTCGACCACCACCCGCGCCCCGGCGGCAAGGCCGATTTCCGGCGCGTCCTCGGCCAGACCGGCCACCATCTCGTGGCCCAAAATGAAGGGCAGGCTGGCGTAGGGTTCGAGCAGCGGCGATTCCTTGCCGCGCAAGAGCCCGAGGTCCGAGCCGCAGATGCCGCACATCCGGGGAACAAGCGGCAGCCAGCCCTTGGGCGGATCGAAGGGCACGGTGGCCAGGCCCAGCGGGGCCAGCCAGGGAAAAAAGCGCCTGGGCGCGATCCGCGAGGCGGCGGCGCAGGCGAGATAGCGCGCGACGCTGCGGCGATAGACCAATGCCTTCATGATGGATGGTTTCCTTTCGTTGCCCGGGAGAGGGGTGAATGGCTTGAAATCACGGCGCAATCACGTATAAGGAAGTGACCGTTGCCGGCGCTTCGCCGCCGCGTGACACCCGGGCCATATACCACAAGCGGCCCATCCTCAAGGACCGACAAGGAGACGCACATGCTGATTAAGGATTGGATGAGCAAATCCCCGGTCACGGCCAAGCCCGCCACCTCCATCATGAAGGCGGCGAAAATGATGAAGGAAAACGGGTACCATAGGCTGCCCGTCGTGGACGACAACGGCCGGCTGGTCGGCATCGTGTCCGATCGGGACATCAAGGAAGCCTCGCCCTCCAAGGCCACGACGCTTGACATGCATGAGCTGTACTACCTGCTTTCCGAAATAAAGATCGGCGACATCATGACCAAGACCGTGGTCGCCGTCACGCCGGACGACACCGTGGAAAAGGCGGCCGTGCTGCTTTTGCGCCACAACGTCGGCGGGCTGCCCGTCGTCGACGACGACAACAAAGTGGTCGGCGTCATCACTGACAGCGACATCTTCAAGGTGCTCGTCAGTATCACCGGCGTCTTGAACGGCGGCCTGCAATTCGCCCTGGACCTGCCCGACATCTCGGGCAGCCTCAAAAGCGTGCTCGACGACCTCAAGACCCACGACGTGCGCATCATCAGCATCCTGACGTCCTATGACGAGGCCGCCCCCGGCCGGCGCACGGTCTACATCCGCGTGCATCCCATCGACGACGCTCAGGCCCAAAGCGTCATCGACCGCCTCGCCGCCAACCACCACCTGCTGTACTGGGCCAAAGACAACTTCTAGTCTTTCGCGTACGCCGTCCGGGCCGCCGACGCGGTCCGGGCGGTTGACGCCCGCCCGATCGTGCCTATTTTCCAGAAAGCTTCCGGCCGTCCACCCGGCGGCTGATGCGCGCACAAGGAGACGCAGATGCTTGAAGACCGCTATTGCCCGCATTGCGGGGCGAAACTCGAGTCCTGGCTGGGGCCCCCGGAATCGGGCTGGGGCGAAATTCTCGTTTGCAACAACAACGAGTGCTCCTTTTATCGCAATTCCCAAAAAGACATTCACTTCAAGGATGAGGACAACAGCCTGGGTTGCCGCTACGCCGAAAATCCGGACAACGGCTACTCCTCCTTCAACCTCCTCTCCTATTACAAATAGCCCGCCATCCCCCCGCTTCATGATCCCGACGCGCCGGCTCCGCCGGCGCGTTTTTGTTTGCGGCGTTCGGGGGAAGCCTCGCCCCACAACGGGATTTTCCCCGGGCCACCCTCCCAGGATTTTCAATGGCGACAGGCTGTTGTCCGCGCCAACCCCTGCCTGCCGGCAAACCCGGGAAAGGGCGCGCGCGAGAGGAATGGACCTTTTCAAGAAGGATTTCTTCACGTTAACAATTTGTTTTAAAAGGATTTCATCCAAAATCTCGCTTTGCCTTGCCTGTGACGGCGGCTTTCGACTATTGTGACCGAACGGTCGCGTCGCGGTGACGGGTGCATCCCAGCCCCGGCCCGGCCCCATGACCACGGAACAACCGCCATCCATGAGCCGCATCACCCTCACCAACAGCCAGGGCGTCCTGTGGGCCCGAATGGACGCCGTGCTCGGCGGCCAGCAGGCCCTGGAACTCGAAGCCGCCATCCTCGAAGCTGCCAGCCTCGGCCGCATCGCCGTCAGCGTGCTGGACTTGAGCCAGGTCCCGGCCATGGACAGCTGCGGCGTCGGCGCCCTGGTGCGGCTGCAAACCGCCCTGGCCACCAAAGGCCGACGCCTCATCCTCGCCAACCCCGTGCCGGCCGTGGCCGACGAGCTGCGCCTGCGCGACCTTTACGCCTTCTTCCATATCTCGAGCGACATCCGGCCCGAAATGGACGTCAACCGGCTCCTGCTCGCCCGCGACGCCTGATCCCCGCCGCTTGTTGACCCCGCCGTCGCTTTCGGTCAGACAATAGGCAAGGTCCTTTTTACGCCTGCCCCATGGCAGACGCCCTTGAACCATGCGTTGCAAAGGAGCCTCCCCATGTCCGATCCGAAAAAACTGGCCCAGTCCATCGCCTCCCTGTACCCCGAAATAAGCAAACACGGCATCGCCGTGTCCGTGGCCGAAGACGCGGCCACCGGCGACTGGCTCGTCACCATGACCCACGGCAAGCATACCCTGTCCACCCACCTGTCCAAAAAAGACGCCGACGACTGCCAAAACGGCATCCAGTGCGTCTCCCTCGGCATCCAGATCGGCCGCTTCGTCGAGGACTACTGCCTCGGCCAGGGCGACTGCCCGGTGTAACGGGGGGGCTGCCAGGCCAGGGCTCCGCCCTGGACCCGGCAGGAGAGGCTCCGCCTCTCCTGCACCTCTCCGCCGGGGGGCTTGATGCCCCCCGGACCCCCCTTTACCGGGTTGGGATGGTAAGGCGGGAGTGGGGTTGGTGGTGTTCGTGTTTGTCTTGTTGCCGCAATCGGCCCGGCGACACGAGGCGCTTCGCGCCTCGACGCCGGACACGATTGCGGCAACAACCGCGCCAGCGGCGAAGCGCCGCATTTTAAGAAAACAGCTTTCCGAATGTCGCCCCTTTGGGGCGACCGGCGTGGTGGAGTCGGAATTTGCTTGGGACGAGCCTGCCGCGAAGCGGCGGCAGCGTCCCGACAAATTCCGACTCCATCTTTATCCAGCCGCCCTCTCGCCAGCCAACGTCATCCTCGCCAGGCCAGAGCCGAGAAGGGGGGCCCGGGGGGCCCGTGGCCCCTCGGCGGGGTCCGGGGCGGCGCCCCTGCCAGGGTCCGGGGCGGAGCCCCGCTCCCTTCCTCCCTTCTTCCCGCCCTCCGCTATTCGCCGAGCGGGGCGATGCGCCAGATGTTGCGGGCGTATTCCATGACGGCGCGGTCGCTGGAGAAATAGCCCATGTTGGCGGTATTGAGGATGGAGGTGCGGGTCCAGGCTTCGGGGTCGAGGTAAAGGGCGTTGACCCGGTCCTGGGCTTCGATGCAGGGGCGGTAGTCGGCGGTTATGCAGTAGTAGTCGCCGTGGCCCAGCAGATTGTCGACGATGGGGGCGAACAGGTCGGGTTCGTTCGGGACGAAGTAGCCGCGTCCGATCATGTCCAGGGCTTCGGCCAGTTCCGGGTCGTCGGCCACGCGGCGGCGCGGGTCGAGGCCCCCGGCCCGGGCGGCTTCGACTTCGGGGGCGGTTAGGCCGAAGATGAAGATGTTGTCCGCGCCCACTTCCTGCATGATTTCGATGTTGGCCCCGTCGAGGGTGCCGATGGTGAGCGCGCCGTTGAGGGCGAATTTCATGTTTCCGGTGCCCGAGGCCTCCATGCCGGCGGTGGAGATTTGCTGGGACAGGTCGGCGGCGGGGATGACCTTTTCGGCTTGCGACACGCAGTAGTTGGGCAAAAAGAGCATGCGCAGCCGGCCTTTCATGGCGTTGTCGGCGTTTATGGTCTCGGCCACGGCGGTGATGAGCCGGATGATGCGCTTGGCCATGAAGTAGCCGGGAGCGGCCTTGCCGCCGATGAGGATGGTGCGCGGCGGCACGGGAAGCGACGGGTCGCGGCGCAGGCGGTTGTAGAGGGTGACGGCGTGCAGGACGTTTAGGAGCTGGCGCTTGTATTCGTGCATGCGCTTGACCTGGACGTCGAAGAGCGAGCCGGGGTTGATGCCGAGGCCGATCTTGCGCAGCACGTAGCGGGCGAGGCGTTTTTTGTTTTCGCGTTTGGCGTCGCGCCAGGCTTTCCGGAAGTCCGGGTCCTCGGCCAGGGGAATCAGCTCGGTCAGGCGCGTGAGTTCCGTGACCCAGTCCGGCCCGATACGGTCGGTGATGAGCCTTGAAAGCGCCGGATTGGCCTGGAGCAGCCAGCGGCGCGGGGTGATGCCGTTGGTGACGTTGGTGAATTTGCCGGGGTAGAAGGCGTCGAAGTCGGGGAAGACCTTTTCGCGCAGGATGTCGGAGTGGAGCTTGGCCACGCCGTTGACGGCGTGGCTGCCGACGATGGCCAGGTTGGCCATGCGCACGCGCGAGGAGCCCCGGTCGATGATGGCCATGCGCCAGATCTTGCCCTCGTCGCCGGGGTACTTGGCCCGGATTTCCTCCTGAAACCGGCGGTCGATCTCGGCGATGATTTCCACATGGCGGGGCAGCACGCGTCCCATGAGGTCGAGCGGCCAGGTTTCCAGCGCTTCGGGCAGGACGGTGTGGTTGGTGTAGGCGAAGGTGCGCCGGCAGATGTCCCAGGCCTCTTCCCAGGGCAGGAACTCCTCGTCCACGAGGATGCGCATGAGTTCGGCCACGGCGATGGTGGGGTGGGTGTCGTTGAGCTGGATGGCCACCTGGTCGGCGAAGGCGTCGAAGGACGGGCCGGATTTCTTGTGGCGGCGCAGGATGTCGCGCAAGGTGGCGGCGACCAGGAAGTATTGCTGCTTGAGGCGCAGTTCCTTGCCGGCCACGGGCTCGTCGTTGGGGTAGAGGACCTTGGAGATGTTTTCGGACAGGATCTTGGCCTGCATGGCCCCGACGAAATCGCCCTGGTTGAAATCGCGCAGGGAGAAG is part of the Solidesulfovibrio fructosivorans JJ] genome and harbors:
- a CDS encoding glycogen/starch/alpha-glucan phosphorylase yields the protein MPADATPDLHLESLGDDIRRHILSNLGNDIYPPDPFRYFTGLAYAIRDRLIRMWLATQATYYDTMSKRVYYLSMEFLPGRFLMNYVTNMGLEDGCRKTAEALGYRLEDLAEEERDAGLGNGGLGRLASCYMDSIATMRIPGYGYGILYDYGLFHQTIVGGWQEERADNWRRHGSPWVIDRVEHLYEVRFNGKSEAYHDDKGNLRYRWVDADTVMAMPCDILIPGHDGKHVTNMRLWAAASSQGFSLRDFNQGDFVGAMQAKILSENISKVLYPNDEPVAGKELRLKQQYFLVAATLRDILRRHKKSGPSFDAFADQVAIQLNDTHPTIAVAELMRILVDEEFLPWEEAWDICRRTFAYTNHTVLPEALETWPLDLMGRVLPRHVEIIAEIDRRFQEEIRAKYPGDEGKIWRMAIIDRGSSRVRMANLAIVGSHAVNGVAKLHSDILREKVFPDFDAFYPGKFTNVTNGITPRRWLLQANPALSRLITDRIGPDWVTELTRLTELIPLAEDPDFRKAWRDAKRENKKRLARYVLRKIGLGINPGSLFDVQVKRMHEYKRQLLNVLHAVTLYNRLRRDPSLPVPPRTILIGGKAAPGYFMAKRIIRLITAVAETINADNAMKGRLRMLFLPNYCVSQAEKVIPAADLSQQISTAGMEASGTGNMKFALNGALTIGTLDGANIEIMQEVGADNIFIFGLTAPEVEAARAGGLDPRRRVADDPELAEALDMIGRGYFVPNEPDLFAPIVDNLLGHGDYYCITADYRPCIEAQDRVNALYLDPEAWTRTSILNTANMGYFSSDRAVMEYARNIWRIAPLGE
- a CDS encoding STAS domain-containing protein, translating into MSRITLTNSQGVLWARMDAVLGGQQALELEAAILEAASLGRIAVSVLDLSQVPAMDSCGVGALVRLQTALATKGRRLILANPVPAVADELRLRDLYAFFHISSDIRPEMDVNRLLLARDA
- a CDS encoding CBS and ACT domain-containing protein, coding for MLIKDWMSKSPVTAKPATSIMKAAKMMKENGYHRLPVVDDNGRLVGIVSDRDIKEASPSKATTLDMHELYYLLSEIKIGDIMTKTVVAVTPDDTVEKAAVLLLRHNVGGLPVVDDDNKVVGVITDSDIFKVLVSITGVLNGGLQFALDLPDISGSLKSVLDDLKTHDVRIISILTSYDEAAPGRRTVYIRVHPIDDAQAQSVIDRLAANHHLLYWAKDNF
- a CDS encoding zinc-dependent alcohol dehydrogenase is translated as MKALVYRRSVARYLACAAASRIAPRRFFPWLAPLGLATVPFDPPKGWLPLVPRMCGICGSDLGLLRGKESPLLEPYASLPFILGHEMVAGLAEDAPEIGLAAGARVVVEPGLPCAVRGLPPCGPCSQGHYNRCERFLDGDLPPGSFLGFTRRAGGAMAERTAAHPSRILPVPDGLSDEEAVLTDSLASALQPVLEHFPAPGATVLVMGAGILGQHVVRCLRGLGSDAKVLVTARHPAQAALAEAGGADAIVRAKNKKDLAAAVDGRFVATSLGGGNIEGGVDMVFDCVGASSTFETGLLALRAGGKYVMVGAGARLKDVDISSLWFRELTVAGSSGCAEAPDPRRPGQRVRTYALALELLASGRYPTEGLLTHTFRLEAYADAFRTAFDKRATGSVKVAFDLR